The proteins below come from a single Streptomyces sp. SCSIO 75703 genomic window:
- a CDS encoding methylated-DNA--[protein]-cysteine S-methyltransferase yields the protein MDSHGQGEQRVDWAVVGTGIGPLLLATTGKGVVNVVFHATEAVRDRALDRLASRLGARLAEAPGSPLLAEAMRQVEAYLAGERRVFDLPLDWSLISGFHRQVLRELADNVPYGTVVGYGDLAGRMGQPGAAQAVGMAMGANPLPVVVPCHRVVERDGGIGGFGGGVDTKRRLLALEGVLPEPLF from the coding sequence ATGGACAGCCATGGGCAGGGCGAGCAGCGGGTCGACTGGGCCGTCGTCGGCACCGGCATCGGTCCCCTGTTGCTGGCCACGACCGGCAAGGGTGTGGTCAACGTCGTGTTCCACGCCACGGAAGCGGTGCGGGACCGGGCGCTGGACCGGCTGGCGTCCCGGCTGGGCGCCCGCCTGGCCGAGGCGCCCGGCTCCCCGCTGCTGGCGGAGGCGATGCGGCAGGTGGAGGCGTATCTGGCGGGCGAGCGGCGCGTCTTCGACCTGCCGCTGGACTGGTCGCTGATATCGGGTTTCCACCGCCAGGTGCTGCGCGAGCTGGCCGACAATGTCCCCTACGGCACGGTCGTCGGCTACGGCGATCTCGCCGGGCGGATGGGGCAGCCCGGCGCGGCGCAGGCCGTGGGCATGGCGATGGGCGCCAACCCGCTGCCGGTGGTCGTGCCGTGCCACCGGGTCGTCGAGCGGGACGGCGGCATCGGCGGGTTCGGAGGCGGGGTGGACACCAAGCGGCGGCTGCTCGCGCTGGAGGGTGTGCTGCCGGAGCCCCTGTTCTGA
- a CDS encoding glycerophosphodiester phosphodiesterase family protein: MYARAAAVTTTALVTVALLAPVSHALPGPADDGPTVVAHRGASAYAPENTLAAVDKAAELGIRWVENDVQRTKDGELVVLHDESLARTTDVEEVFPDRAPWKVKDFTAAEIARLDAGSWFDARYAGARVPTLKQYVHRVERHHQGLLLELKSPELYPGIERDTLKVLSNEGWLDRRHVDGRLIVQSFSADSVRTVHALKPAVKTGFLGTPATSELPGYAGFADQINPSHGSLTPAYVSAVRSLTGPHGRPMEVFVWTVDDAETARRVAGYGVAGIISNKPDVVRDAVRTGVPAGR, encoded by the coding sequence ATGTACGCGCGCGCAGCCGCCGTCACCACCACCGCGCTGGTGACGGTCGCCCTGCTGGCCCCCGTCTCGCACGCCCTGCCCGGCCCCGCCGACGACGGGCCCACGGTCGTCGCCCACCGGGGCGCCTCGGCGTACGCGCCGGAGAACACCCTGGCCGCCGTCGACAAGGCCGCCGAGCTGGGCATCCGATGGGTGGAGAACGACGTACAGCGCACCAAGGACGGCGAACTCGTCGTCCTCCACGACGAGAGCCTCGCGCGCACCACCGACGTCGAGGAGGTCTTCCCCGACCGCGCCCCCTGGAAGGTGAAGGACTTCACCGCCGCGGAGATCGCGCGGCTGGACGCGGGGAGCTGGTTCGACGCGCGGTACGCGGGCGCGCGCGTGCCGACGCTGAAGCAGTACGTGCACCGGGTGGAGCGCCACCACCAGGGGCTGCTGCTGGAGCTGAAGAGCCCGGAGCTGTATCCGGGCATCGAGCGCGACACCCTCAAGGTCCTTTCCAACGAGGGCTGGCTCGACCGCCGGCACGTGGACGGGCGGCTGATCGTGCAGAGCTTCAGCGCGGACAGCGTGCGCACCGTCCACGCGTTGAAGCCGGCCGTCAAGACCGGGTTCCTCGGCACTCCGGCCACCTCGGAGCTGCCCGGCTACGCCGGGTTCGCCGACCAGATCAACCCCTCGCACGGCTCCCTGACCCCGGCGTACGTCTCCGCCGTCCGGTCCCTGACCGGGCCGCACGGCCGTCCGATGGAGGTCTTCGTCTGGACGGTCGACGACGCGGAGACCGCCCGCCGGGTCGCCGGGTACGGCGTCGCCGGGATCATCAGCAACAAGCCCGACGTGGTGCGCGACGCCGTGCGGACCGGGGTGCCGGCCGGACGGTGA
- a CDS encoding MHYT domain-containing protein codes for MHNTVDGFGYEIVTPLVAYLMACLGSALGLRCTTRSMLVTRSGRPWWLALGSVAIGSGIWTMHFVAMTGFTVEDSPIRYDRATTFASLAVAIVMVGVGIFIVGYRGARGAALFTGGAVTGLGIASMHYLGMAGMSLDGQVDYNTFTVALSVVIAMAASVAALWAAGQLRGLRWSMGAGLVLGLGVTGTHYTGMAALRVHVHGGGEPGAGAPAEVLGPMLIGPLALLLLVAAVVMCDPLMVTGRPAQPRPEPRPGVPAHPARTPRHQATRPQRHLHRPLARRRPRLAQRR; via the coding sequence ATGCACAACACGGTCGACGGGTTCGGCTACGAGATCGTCACCCCGCTGGTGGCCTACCTCATGGCCTGCCTGGGCAGCGCCCTCGGCCTGCGCTGCACCACCCGGTCCATGCTGGTCACCCGGTCCGGCCGCCCCTGGTGGCTCGCCCTCGGCTCGGTCGCGATCGGCTCCGGGATATGGACCATGCACTTCGTCGCGATGACCGGGTTCACCGTCGAGGACTCGCCCATCCGCTACGACCGGGCGACGACCTTCGCCAGCCTGGCCGTCGCCATCGTCATGGTGGGCGTGGGGATCTTCATCGTCGGCTACCGGGGCGCCCGCGGCGCCGCCCTGTTCACCGGCGGTGCCGTCACCGGGCTCGGCATCGCCTCCATGCACTACCTCGGCATGGCCGGAATGAGCCTGGACGGGCAGGTGGACTACAACACGTTCACCGTCGCCCTCTCCGTCGTCATCGCCATGGCCGCCTCCGTCGCCGCCCTGTGGGCCGCCGGACAGCTCCGGGGCCTGCGCTGGAGCATGGGCGCCGGCCTCGTGCTGGGCCTCGGGGTCACCGGGACGCACTACACGGGCATGGCCGCGCTGCGGGTCCACGTCCACGGCGGCGGCGAACCGGGCGCAGGGGCCCCCGCCGAAGTCCTCGGCCCCATGCTGATCGGACCGCTCGCCCTCCTCCTGCTCGTCGCGGCCGTCGTGATGTGCGACCCCCTCATGGTCACCGGCAGGCCCGCCCAGCCCCGCCCCGAACCCCGGCCCGGCGTCCCCGCCCACCCCGCCCGCACCCCGCGCCACCAGGCGACCCGCCCCCAGCGCCACCTGCACCGCCCCCTCGCCCGGCGCCGCCCCCGCCTCGCGCAGAGACGCTGA
- the uvrB gene encoding excinuclease ABC subunit UvrB, with amino-acid sequence MRPVSQIERTVAPFEVVSPYQPSGDQPAAIAELARRIEAGEKDVVLLGATGTGKSATTAWVIEKLQRPTLVMAPNKTLAAQLANEFRELLPNNAVEYFVSYYDYYQPEAYVPQSDTYIEKDSSINEEVERLRHSATNSLLTRRDVVVVASVSCIYGLGTPQEYVDRMVPLRVGDEFDRDELLRRFVDIQYTRNDMAFTRGTFRVRGDTIEIFPVYEELAVRIEMFGDEIEALSTLHPLTGEIVSDDRQLYVFPASHYVAGPERMERAVNDIEKELAERLADLEKQGKLLEAQRLRMRTTYDIEMLRQIGSCSGVENYSMHFDGRSPGSPPNTLLDYFPDDFLLVIDESHVTVPQIGAMYEGDASRKRTLVDHGFRLPSALDNRPLKWEEFQERVGQAVYLSATPGTYELSRSDGAVEQIIRPTGLVDPEVVVKPTEGQIDDLVHEIRERTEKDERVLVTTLTKKMAEDLTDYFVELGIQVRYLHSDVDTLRRVELLRELRTGEYDVLVGINLLREGLDLPEVSLVAILDADKEGFLRSGTSLIQTIGRAARNVSGQVHMYADKITPAMEKAIDETNRRREKQIAFNQANGIDPQPLRKKINDIVAQIAREDVDTEQLLGSGYRQSLDGKAPKAPVPALGGQQTATKARGRGKETVPTDRPAAELAEQIEELTTRMRAAAADLQFEIAARLRDEVSEMKKELRQMREAGLA; translated from the coding sequence ATGCGGCCCGTTTCCCAGATCGAACGCACGGTGGCGCCCTTCGAGGTCGTCAGCCCCTACCAGCCGAGCGGCGACCAGCCCGCGGCCATCGCCGAGCTCGCCCGGCGCATCGAAGCAGGCGAGAAGGACGTCGTGCTCCTCGGCGCGACCGGCACCGGCAAGTCCGCCACCACCGCGTGGGTGATCGAGAAGCTCCAGCGGCCCACCCTCGTGATGGCGCCCAACAAGACGCTGGCCGCCCAGCTGGCGAACGAGTTCCGCGAGCTGCTGCCGAACAACGCCGTCGAGTACTTCGTCTCGTACTACGACTACTACCAGCCCGAGGCGTACGTCCCGCAGTCGGACACCTACATCGAGAAGGACTCCTCGATCAACGAGGAGGTGGAGCGCCTGCGCCACTCCGCCACCAACTCGCTGCTCACCCGCCGCGACGTCGTCGTGGTCGCCTCCGTCTCCTGCATCTACGGCCTCGGCACACCCCAGGAGTACGTGGACCGGATGGTCCCGCTGCGGGTCGGCGACGAGTTCGACCGCGACGAACTGCTGCGCCGCTTCGTCGACATCCAGTACACGCGCAACGACATGGCCTTCACCCGCGGCACCTTCCGGGTACGCGGCGACACCATCGAGATCTTCCCGGTCTACGAGGAACTGGCCGTCCGCATCGAGATGTTCGGTGACGAGATCGAGGCCCTCTCCACCCTGCACCCGCTCACCGGCGAGATCGTCAGCGACGACCGGCAGCTCTACGTGTTCCCCGCCTCCCACTACGTGGCCGGCCCCGAACGCATGGAGCGGGCCGTCAACGACATCGAGAAGGAACTGGCCGAACGCCTGGCCGACCTGGAGAAGCAGGGCAAGCTCCTGGAGGCCCAGCGGCTGCGGATGCGCACCACCTACGACATCGAGATGCTCCGCCAGATCGGCTCCTGCTCCGGCGTGGAGAACTACTCCATGCACTTCGACGGCCGCTCGCCCGGCTCCCCGCCGAACACCCTGCTGGACTACTTCCCGGACGACTTCCTGCTGGTCATCGACGAGTCGCACGTCACCGTGCCCCAGATCGGCGCCATGTACGAAGGCGACGCCTCGCGCAAGCGGACCCTCGTCGACCACGGTTTCCGGCTGCCCTCCGCGCTGGACAACCGCCCGCTGAAGTGGGAGGAGTTCCAGGAGCGCGTCGGTCAGGCCGTCTACCTGTCGGCCACCCCCGGCACCTACGAACTCTCCCGCTCCGACGGCGCCGTGGAGCAGATCATCCGCCCCACCGGCCTCGTCGACCCGGAGGTCGTCGTCAAGCCCACCGAGGGCCAGATCGACGACCTGGTGCACGAGATCCGCGAGCGGACCGAGAAGGACGAACGCGTCCTCGTCACCACCCTCACCAAGAAGATGGCCGAGGACCTCACCGACTACTTCGTCGAACTCGGCATCCAGGTCCGCTACCTGCACAGCGACGTCGACACCCTGCGCCGCGTGGAACTCCTGCGCGAACTGCGCACCGGCGAGTACGACGTACTGGTCGGCATCAACCTCCTGCGCGAGGGCCTGGACCTGCCCGAGGTCTCCCTGGTGGCGATCCTCGACGCCGACAAGGAGGGCTTCCTGCGCTCCGGAACCTCCCTCATCCAGACCATCGGCCGTGCCGCGCGCAACGTCTCCGGTCAGGTCCACATGTACGCGGACAAGATCACGCCGGCGATGGAGAAGGCCATCGACGAGACCAACCGGCGCCGCGAGAAGCAGATCGCCTTCAACCAGGCGAACGGCATCGACCCGCAGCCGCTCCGCAAGAAGATCAACGACATCGTCGCGCAGATCGCCCGCGAGGACGTCGACACCGAGCAGCTCCTCGGCTCCGGCTACCGCCAGTCCCTGGACGGCAAGGCGCCCAAGGCGCCCGTGCCCGCCCTCGGTGGGCAGCAGACGGCCACGAAGGCCAGGGGCCGGGGCAAGGAGACCGTGCCGACCGACCGGCCCGCCGCGGAGCTGGCCGAGCAGATCGAGGAGCTGACCACGCGGATGCGGGCCGCCGCCGCCGACCTCCAGTTCGAGATCGCGGCCCGGCTGCGCGACGAGGTCTCCGAGATGAAGAAGGAGCTGCGCCAGATGAGGGAGGCGGGCCTCGCCTGA
- a CDS encoding TerD family protein — protein MTVNMTKGQAISLQKSDGAGLTSVRMGLGWQAAPRRGLFGSRTREIDLDASAVLFADKQPVDVVFFRHLVSDDGSVRHTGDNLVGGVGQGGDDEAILVDLQRVPVHIDQIVFTVNSFTGQTFQEVQNAFCRLVDETNGQELARYTLAGGGPVTAQIMAKVHRAGQGWSMTALGAPANGRTFQDLMPAILPVL, from the coding sequence GTGACCGTCAACATGACCAAGGGTCAGGCCATCAGTCTGCAGAAGAGCGACGGCGCCGGCCTGACGTCGGTGCGCATGGGTCTCGGCTGGCAGGCGGCTCCCCGGCGCGGCCTGTTCGGCTCGCGGACCCGGGAGATCGACCTGGACGCCTCCGCCGTCCTGTTCGCGGACAAGCAGCCGGTCGACGTCGTCTTCTTCCGCCACCTGGTGAGCGACGACGGCTCCGTGCGCCACACCGGAGACAACCTCGTCGGCGGTGTCGGCCAGGGCGGCGACGACGAGGCGATCCTCGTCGACCTCCAGCGCGTGCCGGTCCACATCGACCAGATCGTCTTCACCGTGAACTCGTTCACGGGCCAGACCTTCCAGGAAGTGCAGAACGCGTTCTGCCGTCTCGTCGACGAGACCAACGGCCAGGAACTCGCCCGCTACACGCTGGCCGGCGGCGGTCCCGTCACCGCCCAGATCATGGCCAAGGTGCACCGCGCGGGCCAGGGCTGGTCGATGACCGCCCTCGGCGCCCCGGCCAACGGCCGCACCTTCCAGGACCTGATGCCGGCCATCCTGCCGGTCCTGTAG
- a CDS encoding TerD family protein has translation MTAELVRGQNHPLSRTRLEVRVSAGTPVVAGATVGDENGRVQGIEGVAHPGTPSMPGLEVSRQAAAGHRLAVDLDALPDTVHRVSVLLALPDTGGPARFGAVAAPFVAVTGLDGTEIASYTLTGLESERAVVAVELYRRQGAWKVRAVGQGYAGGLAELLADQGLAEAHRLAGSIQEAVAGGLARSVAAPPPRTDDTDRSRRPAAPGADRDGMAPRPAADPVPQPPLGAGPAGPPSAVGPPTVPTAAGPVDYRHPRRPHAAPPSPAPVAPPSAPGEPARPVAGDATGWSMDERLYNQVWGMFEDLARSVAAYRSAVDFAESRREKEVDQALSDPRNRIGGGSDAARDAARARHAQLVAQAREVLDRDVTQLAAEADVVEPALPAAYAGWDNPVWHAYRVPMEIPMALRLGDLHLPEADGVSIPMLVRLPLERGLWIDSGRSGADDEALADPGRRAHLAVETAVAHAARLLAIHPPGEFTVHVVDAAGSGASALGPLTDHGLLAAPPARGAAGTAEALTRLTQRVDLVQMALRGGAPDALPPGFDTSRQLLIVNDFPHGFDDRAVNQLRYLADEGPSVGVHLMMVADREESAAYGPLLDPLWRSLLRLTPVPDDHLADPWVGHAWTYEPAVVPPGSRVLHDVLARVASARRTGSR, from the coding sequence ATGACGGCCGAGCTGGTGCGGGGGCAGAACCACCCGCTGTCCCGGACCCGTCTGGAGGTCCGGGTCTCGGCCGGCACGCCGGTCGTGGCGGGCGCCACCGTCGGCGACGAGAACGGCCGGGTCCAGGGCATCGAGGGGGTGGCCCATCCGGGCACCCCCTCGATGCCGGGTCTGGAGGTCTCCCGGCAGGCCGCCGCAGGCCACCGCCTCGCCGTGGATCTCGACGCCCTGCCGGACACCGTGCACCGCGTCAGCGTCCTGCTCGCCCTGCCCGACACGGGCGGCCCGGCCCGGTTCGGCGCCGTCGCCGCCCCCTTCGTCGCCGTCACGGGCCTCGACGGCACCGAGATCGCCAGCTACACCCTCACCGGCCTGGAGAGCGAGCGGGCCGTCGTCGCCGTCGAGCTGTACCGACGCCAGGGCGCCTGGAAGGTACGGGCCGTCGGCCAGGGGTACGCGGGCGGCCTCGCCGAACTCCTCGCCGACCAGGGGCTGGCCGAGGCCCACCGGCTCGCCGGGAGCATCCAGGAGGCCGTGGCCGGCGGCCTCGCCCGCTCCGTCGCGGCACCCCCGCCCCGCACGGACGACACCGACCGCTCCCGCCGGCCCGCCGCCCCCGGAGCCGACCGTGACGGCATGGCGCCCCGGCCGGCCGCCGACCCCGTGCCGCAGCCGCCGCTCGGCGCCGGCCCCGCGGGCCCGCCGTCCGCCGTCGGCCCGCCGACCGTGCCCACCGCCGCCGGACCCGTCGACTACCGCCACCCGCGACGGCCGCACGCCGCTCCGCCCTCGCCCGCGCCCGTTGCGCCCCCCTCCGCCCCCGGTGAGCCCGCGCGCCCCGTGGCCGGCGACGCCACCGGCTGGTCCATGGACGAGCGGCTCTACAACCAGGTCTGGGGCATGTTCGAGGACCTGGCCCGCAGCGTCGCCGCCTACCGCAGCGCCGTCGACTTCGCCGAATCACGCCGGGAGAAGGAGGTCGACCAGGCACTGTCCGACCCGCGCAACCGGATCGGCGGCGGAAGCGACGCCGCCCGGGACGCGGCCCGCGCCCGCCACGCCCAGCTCGTCGCCCAGGCCCGCGAGGTCCTGGACCGGGACGTCACGCAGCTCGCCGCCGAGGCCGACGTCGTCGAACCCGCCCTCCCGGCGGCCTACGCCGGCTGGGACAACCCGGTCTGGCACGCCTACCGCGTCCCCATGGAGATCCCCATGGCCCTGCGCCTGGGCGACCTCCACCTGCCCGAGGCCGACGGGGTGAGCATCCCGATGCTGGTCCGGCTGCCGCTGGAGCGCGGTCTGTGGATCGACAGCGGACGCTCGGGCGCCGATGACGAGGCGCTCGCCGACCCCGGGCGGCGGGCGCACCTGGCGGTGGAGACCGCGGTCGCGCACGCGGCCCGGCTGCTCGCCATCCACCCGCCGGGCGAGTTCACCGTGCACGTCGTCGACGCCGCCGGATCGGGCGCCTCGGCGCTGGGCCCGCTGACCGACCACGGGCTGCTCGCCGCGCCGCCCGCCCGGGGTGCCGCCGGGACGGCGGAGGCGCTGACCCGGCTCACCCAGCGCGTCGACCTGGTGCAGATGGCCCTGCGCGGCGGCGCCCCCGACGCGCTCCCGCCCGGCTTCGACACCTCCCGGCAACTCCTGATCGTCAACGACTTCCCGCACGGTTTCGACGACCGGGCCGTGAACCAGCTCCGGTACCTCGCGGACGAGGGCCCCTCCGTCGGGGTCCACCTGATGATGGTCGCCGACCGTGAGGAGTCCGCCGCCTACGGCCCGCTGCTCGACCCCTTGTGGCGGTCGCTGCTGCGGCTGACCCCGGTGCCCGACGACCACCTCGCCGACCCGTGGGTGGGGCACGCCTGGACGTACGAGCCCGCCGTCGTGCCGCCCGGCAGCCGGGTGCTCCACGACGTGCTCGCCCGGGTCGCCTCGGCCCGGCGCACCGGTAGCCGTTAG
- a CDS encoding TerC family protein, with product MDVSATLWVLTIGGLAALIAVDFFIGRKPHDVSLKEAGIWTVVWVALAALFGLGLFLFSGGGPAGEFFAGFITEKSLSVDNLFVFVLIMAKFAVPTQYQQRVLLVGVLIALVLRAVFIVAGAAILASFSWVFYLFGAFLIWTAWKLIQEARTDEEDEDFEENRLLKAAERRFGVADRYHGTKLWITENGKRIMTPMLVVMLAIGTTDVLFALDSIPAIFGLTQDPYIVFTANAFALMGLRQLYFLIGGLLKKLVHLSYGLSVILGFIGVKLVLHALHESGVPVPEIGIPVSLGVICSVLVVTTVTSLRASRKQALAKAAADRDEDRPKDSVDA from the coding sequence GTGGATGTTTCCGCGACCCTGTGGGTCCTGACCATCGGGGGCCTCGCCGCCCTCATCGCGGTCGACTTCTTCATCGGCCGCAAACCGCACGACGTATCGCTCAAGGAAGCCGGGATCTGGACCGTCGTCTGGGTCGCCCTGGCCGCGCTCTTCGGTCTCGGCCTCTTCCTCTTCTCCGGCGGCGGACCCGCCGGAGAGTTCTTCGCGGGCTTCATCACCGAGAAGTCGCTGAGCGTGGACAACCTGTTCGTCTTCGTCCTGATCATGGCGAAGTTCGCGGTCCCCACGCAGTACCAGCAGCGCGTGCTCCTCGTGGGCGTGCTGATCGCCCTGGTCCTCAGAGCCGTCTTCATCGTCGCGGGCGCCGCGATCCTCGCCAGCTTCTCCTGGGTCTTCTACCTCTTCGGGGCCTTCCTCATCTGGACGGCCTGGAAGCTGATCCAGGAGGCGCGGACCGACGAGGAGGACGAGGACTTCGAGGAGAACCGGCTGCTCAAGGCCGCCGAACGCCGCTTCGGCGTGGCCGACCGCTACCACGGCACCAAGCTGTGGATCACGGAGAACGGCAAGCGGATCATGACGCCGATGCTGGTCGTGATGCTCGCGATCGGCACCACCGACGTGCTCTTCGCACTCGACTCCATCCCGGCGATCTTCGGCCTGACCCAGGACCCGTACATCGTCTTCACCGCCAACGCGTTCGCCCTCATGGGCCTGCGCCAGCTCTACTTCCTCATCGGCGGCCTGCTGAAGAAGCTGGTCCACCTCTCCTACGGGCTCTCCGTCATCCTCGGCTTCATCGGCGTCAAACTCGTGCTGCACGCCCTGCACGAGTCGGGCGTCCCCGTCCCCGAGATCGGCATACCCGTCTCCCTCGGAGTGATCTGCTCCGTCCTCGTCGTCACGACCGTCACCAGCCTCCGGGCCTCCCGCAAGCAGGCCCTGGCGAAGGCGGCGGCCGACCGCGACGAGGACCGGCCGAAGGACAGCGTCGACGCCTGA
- a CDS encoding ionic transporter y4hA encodes MISRTRALVTQWTIATPVAAVLLLAFTWGRSLPAGIVVLLTLVLAVSVLAAVHHAEVVAHRVGEPFGSLVLAVAVTVIEVALIVTLMIDGGDKSATLARDTVFAAVMITCNGVVGLSLLVGSLRHGTAVFNPEGTGAALATVATLATLSLVLPTFTTSARGPEFSTLQLTFAAVSSLILYGLFITTLTVRHRDYFLPITRQGEVITSEDHAHAPSARTALLSLGLLGMALIGVVGLAKGVSPTIESGVEAAGLHHAVVGVIIALLVLLPETIAALRTARRDRVQTSLNLALGSAMASIGLTIPAVALASVWLPGRLVLGLGATHMLLLALTVVVASLTVVPGRATPLQGGVHLVLFAAYLELAINP; translated from the coding sequence ATGATCAGTCGGACCAGGGCGCTCGTGACGCAGTGGACCATCGCGACGCCCGTGGCCGCGGTCCTGCTGCTGGCCTTCACCTGGGGACGCTCCCTGCCCGCCGGGATCGTCGTCCTGCTGACGCTGGTCCTCGCGGTGTCCGTCCTCGCCGCCGTGCACCACGCCGAGGTCGTCGCCCACCGGGTCGGCGAACCCTTCGGCTCCCTCGTCCTCGCCGTCGCCGTCACCGTCATCGAGGTCGCCCTCATCGTCACCCTGATGATCGACGGCGGCGACAAGAGCGCCACCCTCGCCCGGGACACCGTCTTCGCCGCCGTGATGATCACTTGCAACGGTGTCGTCGGCCTCAGTCTCCTCGTCGGCTCGCTGCGGCACGGCACGGCGGTGTTCAACCCCGAGGGCACCGGCGCCGCCCTCGCCACCGTGGCGACCCTGGCCACCCTCAGCCTCGTCCTTCCGACCTTCACCACCAGCGCGCGCGGCCCCGAGTTCTCCACCCTGCAACTGACCTTCGCCGCCGTGTCCTCGCTGATCCTCTACGGCCTGTTCATCACGACCCTGACCGTCCGGCACCGCGACTACTTCCTCCCGATCACCCGGCAGGGCGAGGTGATCACCAGCGAGGACCACGCCCACGCCCCCTCCGCCCGCACCGCCCTGCTCAGCCTCGGCCTGCTCGGCATGGCGCTGATCGGCGTGGTCGGCCTGGCCAAAGGCGTCTCGCCCACCATCGAGAGCGGGGTCGAGGCCGCCGGACTGCACCACGCCGTCGTCGGGGTGATCATCGCCCTGCTGGTGCTGCTCCCGGAGACCATCGCCGCACTGCGCACCGCACGCCGGGACCGCGTGCAGACCAGCCTCAACCTGGCCCTCGGCTCGGCGATGGCCAGCATCGGCCTGACGATCCCCGCGGTCGCCCTCGCCTCCGTGTGGCTCCCCGGCCGGCTCGTCCTCGGCCTCGGCGCCACACACATGCTGCTGCTCGCCCTGACCGTGGTGGTGGCGTCCCTCACGGTCGTACCGGGCCGCGCCACCCCGCTCCAGGGCGGCGTCCACCTGGTGCTGTTCGCGGCCTACCTGGAACTCGCCATCAACCCGTAG
- the aroQ gene encoding type II 3-dehydroquinate dehydratase has protein sequence MPRTLAQAPIMILNGPNLNLLGQRQPEIYGSDTLADVESLCAKTAAAHGGTVDFRQSNHEGELVDWIHEARLHHSGIVINPAAYSHTSVAILDALNTCDGLPVVEVHISNIHQREPFRHHSYVSQRADGVIAGCGVQGYAFAVERVAALAGTGRATT, from the coding sequence GTGCCCCGCACCCTGGCCCAAGCCCCGATCATGATTCTCAACGGCCCCAACCTGAACCTGCTCGGCCAGCGGCAGCCGGAGATCTACGGCTCCGACACCCTCGCCGACGTCGAGTCCCTGTGCGCCAAGACAGCGGCGGCCCACGGCGGCACCGTCGACTTCCGGCAGTCCAACCACGAGGGGGAACTGGTCGACTGGATCCACGAGGCCCGGCTGCACCACTCGGGCATCGTGATCAACCCGGCCGCCTACTCCCACACCTCCGTGGCGATCCTGGACGCGCTCAACACCTGCGACGGGCTGCCCGTGGTGGAGGTACACATCTCCAACATCCACCAGCGCGAACCGTTCCGGCACCACTCCTACGTCTCCCAGCGCGCCGACGGCGTCATCGCGGGGTGCGGGGTCCAGGGGTACGCCTTCGCCGTGGAGCGCGTCGCGGCGCTGGCGGGGACGGGCCGCGCCACGACCTGA
- a CDS encoding MBL fold metallo-hydrolase, whose product MTYSGEVRVGGPADVHELKDLMITKVAVGPMDNNAYLLRCRATDEQLLIDAANDAETLLGTIGDDGVASVVTTHRHGDHWQALAEVVAATGARTYAGRYDAEGIPVATDVPVDDGDTIRVGRVELTARHLVGHTPGSIALVYDDPHGHPHVFTGDCLFPGGVGNTRKDPEAFASLIRDVETKIFDELPDETWVYPGHGNDTTLGAERPHLPEWHARGW is encoded by the coding sequence ATGACGTACAGCGGAGAGGTGAGGGTCGGCGGCCCCGCCGACGTGCACGAACTCAAGGACCTGATGATCACCAAGGTCGCGGTCGGCCCGATGGACAACAACGCCTACCTGCTGCGCTGCCGGGCCACCGACGAACAACTGCTGATCGACGCCGCCAACGACGCGGAGACCCTCCTGGGCACGATCGGTGACGACGGGGTGGCATCCGTCGTCACCACCCACCGGCACGGCGACCACTGGCAGGCCCTCGCGGAGGTCGTCGCGGCCACCGGCGCCCGCACCTACGCGGGCCGGTACGACGCCGAGGGCATCCCCGTGGCGACCGACGTCCCGGTCGACGACGGCGACACGATCCGGGTCGGCCGGGTGGAGCTCACCGCCCGCCACCTGGTCGGCCACACGCCCGGCTCCATCGCCCTGGTCTACGACGACCCGCACGGCCACCCCCACGTCTTCACGGGGGACTGCCTCTTCCCGGGCGGGGTGGGCAACACCCGCAAGGACCCGGAGGCGTTCGCCAGCCTGATCCGGGACGTCGAGACCAAGATCTTCGACGAGCTGCCGGACGAGACCTGGGTGTACCCGGGCCACGGCAACGACACCACGCTGGGCGCCGAGCGCCCGCACCTTCCGGAGTGGCACGCGCGCGGGTGGTGA